A window of Nicotiana sylvestris chromosome 8, ASM39365v2, whole genome shotgun sequence genomic DNA:
TTTCGaggtcttaaaaacctctttcggcatcacctcgatttgcgtgcacagtccgggcgagTAGCCGAAAAGCCActttgtgaaaatctatgaaaaatgatgaattttgcatttaaaataagtttaagttgacttcggtcaacattttgggtaaacagatccGGACCCGTAATTGGAcgatcctggagggtccgtaggaaaatatggtacttgggcatatgcccgaaatcgaattccgaagtcccaaactcgagaaattaattttttaaagaaaattattttttgatattgtttatgagttttggaaatgaaaagtgtttaaaacttgatggtatcgggcccgtattttggttccggcacccggtacaggtcttatatgtgatttaagataagtctgtgaaatttggtaagaaacggacttgaaacgatgtgaatcggatcgtttttgagaaaaattggaaaatttgaagtttttaaataatttcatgattttgatgttaaattcatagttgttgatgttattttagtgatttgaatgcacaagtgagttcgtatgatgtttttaggttggtatgcatatttggtttggatccctaagggctcgggtgagttttggataggccacggggtggatttttggacttaaggaattgcaTGCTTCACCTGTTTCTGTGCAGGCCTgaatgcgaagcctggctcgcaaatgcgagggctatGTTGCAATTGCGAAAGTAGCCCAGGCCAGCCTATCTCGCAATTTCGAGTGTTctaatcgcaaatgcgatcccccagCTTGtggccagtcgtcgcaaatgcgacatgttgGTCGCATTTtccagctcgcaaatgcgaacccattttcgcaaatgcgaacttagcagaAGTTTGGGTTCGCAGTTGCAAACCCTGGTcacaattcccatatctgcaacctgcaattttataacttagccgtaAACCTCtaatttttcacactctttcaaaaccaaaacactcgtggacgatttttcaaagacaactctccttccaaatcgattgtaagtcaattttagctcgttttcttcaattattaacatcATTTCacttgatttcaactcaaaattaatgattttcatggtggaaattgggtgttttgggtagaacgtaggggaatgggtaatcgggttttggttcgaacctcgggttttgactatgtgggcccagggcgatttttgactttttgggtaaaactttagaaaactcatttttcatgcattagaattgattcatttagcatttattgatgtacttaGATAACTTGTGGCTAGctacgagcaaattggtggtggaataaagaggtaaagcgatagtagaggcttgaattgtgttcgtggcatcgaggtaagtgtttggtctaaccttagcttgagggattaggagttgagtcctatttgctatgtggtatttgtcgagtacgacgtataagcatggtgacgagtaacTATATGTTGGTATCAAGCATTcccatgagtcttatattgtagctattatggcttcgttgtattattcatgatttgatgatgatttctattgttgggcaaagtttgtggaagtaattgagacatttgaacattgaggagcgttggctcaacttgtacaatgaaatgtgaaagtataagtggaaattgaaccttttagagcattggctcaaagtggtgaagtgagttgtgaagtaaaagtgaaaaagagaagagaatcattatattatctactttgccaggatattgttgcttttcatgttatctcccttgcggggatgttgatgttttttttgatgttattcccttgccgggacttgattgttgaactattattcccttgccgggattcttatcgtaatttcatttattcccttgccctattgtttgtgattattgcttgggtgaggaagagtgttaaagcacgaaggatgatgtcgtgccgcacgatgtaccatttcgtgccgattatattgattatatggtgagggcaagagtaaagtacgaagggtgatgtcgtgcacattttcattacttgattgctttggtgaggacaagagtaaaagtacgaagggtgatgccgtgcacattttcattacttgattgctttggtgaggacaagagtaaaagtacgaagggtgatgtcgtgcacttattgatttctgattctttgttgatatctgagatatgttgtttctttcaatttcctGTTGTCTTtatattctaaattgatagttcccccgcagcatgttacccctcccatacttgatcgtatatttttgttcttcttttccgctgtatatagttaaattgcataggtttatttggtagtctgatcctagcctcatcactacttcgccgaggttaggctaggcacttactagcacatggggtcggttgtgctgatactacactttgcactatgtgcagatcccggagcaacaGCATTTGGACcatagattgggtggctgccttcagtccacgttgagatccaaggtagacctgcaggcgtccgcaggccctggcatctccctctatctctttattcctgtttcatttccttaattcagaaacagtgtattgtttgTTTTTAGACTTTGTATATAgcattcttagatcgtctgtggtactgtgacaccagttctgggtggtcgagGTTCAAATAGTTGTATTAGACATATATATTCAGATAATTTACTGCATTTCTTCCGTTGATTGAAATTTTCCGCCGTCCACACGCTTtggctttataattgttaaagagtataaaatggataaagaagcaatttgttcaaataattggcatgcgtagctcacattagtaggcgccatcatgactcccgagggtgaaaaatccgggtcgtgatattATTTGAAAGGCATGGGACTGCCACGTAATATCCTTGTTGGATAATTTTAAACTTTATCCAATAAtcaattaggtaatatcccgctacccggtaattaatcaattacccatataattaagaattatctcaacttacttaaaattttacttatttttaatagaCTTTATACACCATACTATtacggtcatgtggtaccatgtaaaataaattcatacattattatttcattaaaacattcatgtaaaaaatacatatattttctcaacttataattttcttgatttcatataaagagtaaaaaatatttgtacgcttaattcttaaaatagtaaaaatataaccttcttttctagtgagaaaataatttatatccttacaataaaagaaattcacaaactTTTCTCAtgttatgtgtataatttaaaacatattcgaaagtagtaatattaataactatataaaattatatttttcaaaccattttttttctttacaagaaaagttccactcaaaatatcatatcaaatatatatataacgaTTTCAAAGtcgttaaacttacggggtgtagtATCCCCAGCAAAGCGGCATTGAGGCACCTGTTAAGGCACCTGATGAGGATGTTGGAGCTGATCTGCCGGGTTACATCCCTCATCCAGACGAGCCTCCCAGCAGCATGCCGTCGTACAACCTTCAGTTGGCGCTGCCAGCATCACAGGGACCCCGTCAGATCCATTGTTGATTAAGGGCACGAGTTTCACCGGAGATTGGGAGCAATTCTTTTCAGGCTCATCGACCGGAGTTGAGGATCGGCTGACCCGAGATATGGGTGGTGGGCGCCGGCTGAGTTTTGGCTCATCGTCGACGGGTGCTATGGATCTATCACAGGCgtaggtatgtttgtattactattaaattttaatttgttgTTATCTCATTGATTCGCCATAAATAACTttataattttcttattaaggcttcatCCCAGCCCGTCACGGATGCCACTTTGTGCGATGCTGAGCAGGACACAACGCATGCTTATATTCAGGAGCCCGACGGGACCATGGTAAGAAAatgtttttgacttaacacgtacattactaatatatattttcatatacTAAGCTTACTTATTATTTTGTAGGTTGCTAATGGACCGACGACCCCTTCTACCGATCTTGACAGCCCTACTGACGATTATGCTGTAGCGCATCCTCATATAAAGAGGCGACGTAATGAGGATGATCCCGATAGTGTACCCGGGcgggaggggatgcgcctcaggccaacggCTGCATTGAAGCACACAAGCTGTAGGAcatattgattttcttttttttggtattttatgcAAATAATAAATtatgtaaataataacaataattttttATGCTTACATAATATGCGCATTATGTTTTTATTAGcccgtttcttctttattttaacactataacacaaacacaaacatagaaccttaacataacttaaattcagtacaactaatCAAAACACATGACACGGGAAACATAAATATATACTACTACACTCAACATATGcatgtcattgtttagtcacCACCGCcaagtattctctgctccaaccacttaaatttttcttccagcttattttttttcttcttccacctctttgagtttctccttcaactccgcaactTCTCGTTTGTATTGTCATTCATATTCTCATTGTTTTCTGATCAAATGATAAAGATACTGCAACTTTTCTTGTAGTATTCCTGCTGACAGagttcatcaatccatacctcaaaattgcaaacaGGTTCGTCGGGAACCCTATAAAACTTTTTCATACACATCCAGTAGTGGCGTCCAACTTTACCATCATCCTAATAGTCTTTCATCATGCATTTTTTTCCGCACTCGCACCTTGGTACATAAAGAGGTTCAGACATTTGTTAAAGCATAAAAAGAGAAACCTTgcttttaaggaagtatttgctattggttattattaagcgcagaaaataactagaatgcggcCGTTATTTATACGCAAGGCAACACAGAAAATGcagtatttaaccgcgctatacatattgacacaaaacgtagtatttaaccgcgatATATATAGCGTGTTAAGTATttttttctgaaaataaatttctttttctcattcggtcagcttttcagaccgacaagacaatacacaaaacgtagtatttaaccaCGTTATACACGTTGGCCTTTTCTGAAATGAAACAACTTTTTTGCAGTCTAtcagcttttcagaccgacaagacaacacacaaaacgtagtatttaaccgcgctatatatATTCACACTAAATGTAGTATTTAACTGCGCTATATATATTGactttttctgaaacgaaacagcATTTTCGTAGTCGGTCAacttttcagaccgacaagacaacacacaaaacgtagtattcaACCgcgttatatatatattcacacaAAATGCAGTATTTAACCGCAATATGCTATGCGTGTcactatatatatacatagtcACATACTCAAACATAAAACACACTCACATACTCAAACCCTAAAATATTGATGACTCTTCCTCTACCAAACAAGTCCGATCTTACTCTTCTACTAGCAATGATAATGAAGAAGGgaatcctccaatatttgaagtGGTTATGACTGATTCATGCGTCGACGATAACGATCTGGTAAATTATCATGTCCATTAAACTTTATTTCTTTAACATATAATAGTTTTGTTTCTTATAACTTAACtccagaaaatatatatacatcagTAATATCTTTATTCAGTTTCATATTTTCCGAAACTTAATAGTAATGTTTTTTTAAAGTATATTCCAAGAAAAATCTGCAAGAATCTTCCTACAACATTAGAACACGCATATCTTCACCATTGTGGCAAAGAGTAGTATGTAAATATGAGCGTTGGTGATCAAAGAAGGTTCAAGGTAGGCTGGAGACTTTTTGTGTTGGAGAATTTTATCAGTCAAGGTTTCGTCGTCAAATTTACGTTGGTTGATGTTTCACCACTGCGTGCTATCTTCAATGTGAACGTGAAGGTAGACGGATATCCTGTTCGTACTAATCCCTTTTTTACTTTCTACTAGGATGTGTTAGTCTTGATTTAtccttttattatcttttatttcatGTATGTTGCTTTAGTTATGGTTGTTGTGCTTTTTTCTCTTGAAGTATTATGTTATGAATCTTCATattggtcttctttactaacaccAATAAGTTGAATATTGGAACTATCATATCatcatcccaattcaaaaggtcaTCATCCCAAACATCTTCCTCCTCTGATAGTTTAATTTTCTAATAATTTTAGATGATAAGATGTGACAAGCCtatggaacataattttatttgatacaaCTTGCAACATAAACAAGTACAGACACTTATTACAAAAATAATTACGAAAATAAAACATTAGGTGTATctttgatagttgggtacattagacgaacttgcaccaggagttggattaccaccgccacccaaaccagctgaaggacatttacgacggtcgtgtcctatttgcgaacatatgccacatttacgtgCATAAATAGTATCACCAACATTTATTGGTTCCGTATAAGCATTCTCTTTTGCACTTGTAGCTTGTGCAAATAGTTCTTATTACACaacattttaaatggttccgacGACCAATAATGCTTAGCACCCAATGGCTacaactgcccactatatgtgtttacttatgcagcaacactgtattacctatcaacatagttggttTCCCCTAAACTAACTTATTGAAAGCAAATCATGGTATGTGCGTacgacatgtggtagatggtccatttccgaCATGAACACAACCTGCTGGCTTCATTTACGGTGTGTAGATTATTCTCCCGGTGTTCGcagatagcggtgcgaacttcaaaaataccctgGTCGTAATCATACTGTAAATATGAATGCAAATGTTCTCGCCTTTTGTATTTATCAAATCTTCTCATaggtattggcataaattcaaTACCCCTGTCCATCAATTCCAATGCAGctctatgcctttcaacaaacctctccgccatctgttTGAATGTCAGCCGGACCATGGTagtgacaggcaatccacgtgcagacttcaataacccattgaatgactccgacacatttgcagtcagggctccccatcgtctgccaccatcagcatgcaatgtccatttgtgaagctcatgtcccatcagcCAATTATAGGCTCTTTCATCTAACTGCTGAATCGATTCCATGCGCCTCCTCAATTTGCACTgttggtgctcagttgcagccatccacattaaatcatgcaatTCCTTGGTGGGATATTTCTTCtgaaaattggccttcaggtgcctcacacagtaatggtggtatgcatagggttcctACAATTCAGGCAAATGatgtacagaacttaaaataccactatgcctatcagatattagacaaatacctgaacttTGTTTGACAACGTATTGCTTtaagtggttcaaaaatagcgtcTATGTCTCTTCGCTCTTATTGGCACAAATGgaaaaagctagtggaaatatttatCCATTGGCATCTACCGCAACAGCGATCAACaattaatatcatactttccagagacatgagtaccgtctatggaaattaccagacggcaatgcacaaaaccatcaattgctagtTTAAATGCCCAGAACACGTATCTGAATATATATTCCGGTATTCCCGGACTCCGCTcatgcctccattcaacaacagtacCGGGGTTCATTTATTTCAGTGCGGTCATGTACCTAGGTAGAGATGAAAATGACTTATCTCAGTcaccataaataatttcaaatgcACATTTGCGCCCAAGATATGCGTTTCTTTTAGTAATAGTACACCCACATTCCTGGTGGACggatgtaatacactctttgatcttgtacctattggacacttccaagtgtggaatcaagacaagagaaatcaagtctacatccaagttgaagtgattctcattgaatgtgtccatttcataAATGTGGGTGCTAATATATTCACCCACTTTCAACAACCCTGCTTCTTTCTTGCTCGTACGCAACATCCAGTTACAACCCATAAAGTATCTACGGCATACGACCTTGTATACCTCCGAAGTTGACTCTCATACCAtcatctcacggcactctcttaCGCTATACATTTTACAGCCCTGGTTAGGCGAGCTTTATCGAGAAATTGCATGCCCTTTGCTAGCACCGTTGGCCTAGAATCACCCCACATTGCTGACCGAAATTCGTCAACATCCCACTATGAGGGCATCCACATCCGacatacttggcaaattatcaaggtagggaatatgccTTGAATTAAacggcacgtgggactcgtacactcttggtctaacgggaggtggaggagcatgctccctcgttAGCTTAGGTTCGACATTTACTTCCTCATCATCATCACCCTCgtcagggaagggtgtgtcatctccaaactcatcggcattgttgtcaaaatcactattatcttcctgactctgtgcatctgccaaatACCAAGTAAATACGTCATCTATGGGCAACTGAGTGAGGTCAGGACCATCAAGTTCCTCATTTTTACTGCACAAAcaacaaaatgataagctactcaaattgataaatactttacatatagctatttacaagtcgtactgtgttgacattccatgatggacattttcctgttggtgatgactcctGATGGACCACCATGATCTAACACGCcaaaactacgcatattccaactgtGCGTGGGGTTATAACTTGTAAACTTTATATCGGGACGGTACCCCCTgtggaatatatgagtgttaatacaaattcaattcaACAAAAAAAACATCGTAACagaaaggaaaattgaagtttactagtcgtcttgtggattatgtaaagtaggagagaaattatttcctcgctcctcGTTCGCCCGCGGAGATAAGTTAAGATCCGGCCAAACTCTTTTAGCCGGAACCTGTTGAgctaaaactgctccagaataaccacccgatgatagAGGGTTATCCCTGCTTTGTGCAATCTCATTATTGCGAACGTCTTCAACCTTGAtgtacatttccaataattttatcacaataaattccctgtattcatccggaatcccTAAAAAATATCTCAGAGTTTCATCGTCTTTgttgttaaactcagaataacaaGCAAACCCTTGCGGAGTCACataatacggatatcttccgatTATTTTAAGATTTACCGAACGTTTGCTCAATCTCATTttattgcataacaacgataccagtctatcgtactccattgtaagtggcaactTAACAGGACTCTTTGGAGATAAACTATAGCTCACTGAGTTATTCATCACCACAACTCCCCCCCCCCTccaaatataatgaaacccttacttTTCACTCTTGAGACATTATGAACAAAGTTTGAGAATTTAACAAGAAGAACAATTTATCAAGAAGTTGGAGTATTTCTGAATGATAATTATCAAAACCCTTAACGCATTTATATAAGGCAATGCCCAATCCGGGGGTCAAATTTTTGGAAGTAAAACGCGGTTTAAAAAGCGTTTTacatatttgaattattgttatgtcaatAAGCGCAGAAGAATTATTGGTGAGCCCACTTAACATGTAAAACACGGTTCATTACTGCGATTTACATAAAGCGATGCAATGTACCACGTCTTATATAGCAGTCTTTTCAGGTTAAGGTAAAACGCTACTTTCTAAAGCGTTTTATATAAAACGCGGTTAGCCTTAACGGTTCAAACGTTTTATATAgatatgtaacttttttttttacacttaaaAACGTATTTTGAGTCAAAAAGAACAACATTTAGGTTCCGGACTCTGCTCGTGTGTACTGCTAATAAGCGACAGCCGTCCCTGGGATATGGAACTAGAGATGTTAAACTAGTCTCCAATTTTCTTACAATTTAATGTATTATTAAGAGAATAATGCCCAGTAGGGCTGCACATAGCAGGAAAGCTACAAATAGTTCAACAGAAGGCACTACTAACATAGGTCTCAGCAACATTACTAGACAGTATTTGGAGCAATGAGCTATTCTTTGGACCAACACACCTAGGGGTTTTGAACTGGCTAACTGCACCACCTAATCCTACAAAATGATCTAATATCTTATGAAATGTTCCCCTCTTCACAATCCTCAGCTCAAGTGCTCCAATTGCATTCACTTTCCGGGAGCTCACGTAGCCTGCATCGATGAACGACCTGTCCAAACAGTTGCAGCAGTCTTGTAACATTTCATCAGTTGCTTCACCACTCAGTTCCCAGAAGATGACATAGTGTCCCGGATCAGCTGAGACATTGACATGGCTCGTGAAGTCCACCACTTCTAGTTTTTCGTCTACTAAGCTCTTTGCTGCAGCTTCCACGGCTAGTTGTAAATCTTTCTCTGTGTTCTTGTCAATGTTAATGCTAAGCAAAAGGTTGCTTCTGCATACAAACTGGAGCTCTGGAGTCCCATTGTGGAAGCCTTTTATCTTTACCACATCACCTAGTCTATAACGATATAAACCTGCATATACAAATTCATAAACTCGTCAATATAACTATCCGTGCATATTATTAAAATCTAGTAGACCAAGTGATGCAACAGATACACTACTGGGTTGTTATTTAGAAAAGCAAAAGATTCCAACATTCTATGCGTTCAAAGACTGCTAAAGTATCTTTTTCAATAACCACTTAGTTTGGATAATCTAATAATTAACAACAAAAAGACATGAACATCAGGCACATGCAAGTATGGAGATAAGAACAAATATGTAACAACAGAACATGGGTGAAAAGCATGTTGAAGTCCAGAACAAGGCATAAAAACAAATCATTAATTTTACTATCTAAGCAGAATTTAGTATTTTATACCAGGCAGGCACATGCAGGTGATCATGTTTCCTGCAATTttgccacaaaataattttttgcaAAGTTTTCAAGAAAAGGGGTGCAAGAAAATTGTACCTGCAAAATTGGTAAAGACAATTTCATACTCTTCGCCAAGTTTAACTTCAGTCAGACCCACAGGAGAATTTGCTTGCTCCATGCCATTGAGATTTCCCCCGATAGGAATGAATTCAAAATAACCAATATTTGGCAATACTGCATAAGTGACTAGCTCAGGGGGCAATTTCGGGTTAACGTTTACTCCAACCCATCCTTCAGAAGAACCATAATCTGCACTCAATAAAGATAACTCCCCAGCATAATGCCTCAGTTTCTTCAAGTAAGGTTCCATTGATCCTGTCATGATACCATATATGTACCTTGTATTCGGGAAGAGTTCAGGAATCAAGCCGTACCAATTGCTTAATCTCGAGCACTTTTTATAAATTGTATCAGCCAGTTCCGGATCAGGCTTCAGCAACTTTGACATGGCTAATCTTATGGACGGGACAGTGACTCTACTCGACAGGACTCCCTCTCTTATGTCAACAACAAGTGCTTCCCATACTTGTTCAAAAGTTCGAAAAGCATGAACAATGCTATGGGCAAAGGTAGACGAAACAACTTGAACTTCATCGCGAAAAATGAGCCCACACAAAAGGTGGCAGTATAACGATTGGTGAAAGTCAGGGCCAAATATTACTTCATCAGGACTACAACATGGAGTACACATTGCTTTCATTGTCTTCTTGAATTGTGCATTTCTGTACACATTGGTAGTGGCTGTTCCAGCTGATAAACCTCCCTTTGTTTTGAACTGTTTGCTGCTGTAAATAAACTGCAAAGCCTTTCCATTCCCAATTGGAAATTctcttttgaagaaaaaaaaaaaaaaaaaagagaaccaCCACATTTAGGTAAGTTATAAAAAACCAAACATTTAATTTACTTAAAGAAAGAATGAccagtctttttctttttcttgggaTCGAAAAGCCTCAGGTGTGACAGAAGCTAGTTATGTGTCCCCCCAACATTTATCACCATTTAAACTCTTTAACTTTCCATGGCTGCTTCAATTATTAGAGAAATTTttatgaaccaactagcaaattGCCTAAGATAAAGAACATAGAACAAAATGACAAATGCATTACCTGTTCCTAAAGGCAAAAGAGGTCTTGAATATCTGCATAGTAGACTCCATCAATTCATCATTGAAAGGTACAAACTTTGGCTTCCCTTGAGTTGTACCAGAACTGCAAACCAACCACTAAATTTCCTTATTCAACTTctaaaaacatcaagaaaataAGAACCCCACAAAAGAAAAAGATCCTCTTTTACTTTACCTCAATGAGATGGTTTCAACTGGTTTTCCAGTAAGAATGGGAGAAAGATCACCATCAgcaattctttgaatataagGCTCTAAATCATTGTGAGTGACAATAGGGACACAATTCTTGAAAGTCTGAGGATCAGTTCTGCCATTCAAACCCCATTGCTCCAAATATTCTGTCCCTCCATTCTGTTCCAGTATCTTTTTAAGTGTCTCTTCTTGAATTCTGCCACCATCTTTTGTCAAATCCTCAAATTCCTCAATCACTTTTTCTTGATCAAACTTCGTCTCAATCTTCTCTACCACCATCTTCATGATTTTCCTACAATAAACACCTATTATAAGAATAAAAGATTTCAACTTTAGAATATTGCTAACCAAGATAGATTAGCTCACAATACCAGTAAGCAATTGATACAATTTGAGAAAAGGGGTTGGGGCTATTTTTGTGGGGGGGGttttgttggggggggggggggggttgttatATGGATATTGGATATATACATGAGATAAGT
This region includes:
- the LOC104209986 gene encoding jasmonoyl--L-amino acid synthetase JAR6 isoform X2 codes for the protein MEVKIMKMVVEKIETKFDQEKVIEEFEDLTKDGGRIQEETLKKILEQNGGTEYLEQWGLNGRTDPQTFKNCVPIVTHNDLEPYIQRIADGDLSPILTGKPVETISLSSGTTQGKPKFVPFNDELMESTMQIFKTSFAFRNREFPIGNGKALQFIYSSKQFKTKGGLSAGTATTNVYRNAQFKKTMKAMCTPCCSPDEVIFGPDFHQSLYCHLLCGLIFRDEVQVVSSTFAHSIVHAFRTFEQVWEALVVDIREGVLSSRVTVPSIRLAMSKLLKPDPELADTIYKKCSRLSNWYGLIPELFPNTRYIYGIMTGSMEPYLKKLRHYAGELSLLSADYGSSEGWVGVNVNPKLPPELVTYAVLPNIGYFEFIPIGGNLNGMEQANSPVGLTEVKLGEEYEIVFTNFAGLYRYRLGDVVKIKGFHNGTPELQFVCRSNLLLSINIDKNTEKDLQLAVEAAAKSLVDEKLEVVDFTSHVNVSADPGHYVIFWELSGEATDEMLQDCCNCLDRSFIDAGYVSSRKVNAIGALELRIVKRGTFHKILDHFVGLGGAVSQFKTPRCVGPKNSSLLQILSSNVAETYVSSAFC